A region from the Acomys russatus chromosome 24, mAcoRus1.1, whole genome shotgun sequence genome encodes:
- the Clp1 gene encoding polyribonucleotide 5'-hydroxyl-kinase Clp1 — protein sequence MFNLGSRCSSYTEKMSEDSNDDKPTTKFELERETELRFEVEASQSVQLELLAGMAEIFGTELTRNKKFTFDAGAKVAVFTWHGCSLQLSGRTEVAYVSKDTPMLLYLNTHTALEQMRRQAEKEEERGPRVMVVGPTDVGKSTVCRLLLNYAVRLGRRPTYVELDVGQGSVSIPGTMGALYIERPADVEEGFSIQAPLVYHFGSTTPGTNIKLYNKITSRLADVFNQRCEVNRRASVSGCVINTCGWVKSSGYQALVHAASAFEVDVVVVLDQERLYNELKRDLPHFVRTVLLPKSGGVVERSKDFRRECRDERIREYFYGFRGCFYPHAFNVKFSDVKIYKVGAPTIPDSCLPLGMSQEDNQLKLVPVTPGRDMVHHLLSVSTAEGTEENLSETSVAGFIVVTSVDVEHQVFTVLSPAPRPLPKNFLLIMDIRFMDLK from the exons ATGTTTAATTTGGGTTCTAGGTGTAGCAGCTATACCGAAAAGATGAGCGAGGACTCCAACGATGATAAACCAACGACTAAATTTGAACTAGAGCGAGAGACAGAGCTTCGATTTGAGGTGGAGGCATCTCAGTCAGTTCAGCTGGAGTTGTTGGCTGGCATGGCGGAGATCTTTGGCACAGAGCTGACCAGAAACAAGAAATTCACCTTTGATGCTGGTGCCAAGGTGGCTGTTTTCACTTGGCATGGCtgttctctacagttgagtggccGGACGGAGGTGGCTTATGTCTCTAAGGACACCCCTATGCTGCTTTACCTCAACACTCACACAGCCTTGGAGCAGATGCGGAGGCaggcagaaaaggaggaagagagaggcccCCGAGTGATGGTCGTGGGCCCTACTGACGTGGGCAAGTCAACGGTGTGTCGGCTGCTGCTCAACTATGCAGTGCGCTTGGGCCGCCGTCCTACTTACGTGGAGCTGGATGTGGGCCAGGGCTCTGTGTCTATCCCTGGTACCATGGGGGCCCTGTACATCGAGCGGCCGGCAGACGTGGAGGAAGGGTTCTCCATCCAGGCCCCTCTTGTGTATCACTTCGGCTCCACCACTCCTGGCACCAACATCAAGCTTTATAATAAG ATTACATCACGTTTAGCAGACGTGTTCAACCAAAGGTGTGAGGTGAACAGAAGGGCTTCCGTGAGTGGCTGCGTCATCAACACCTGTGGCTGGGTCAAGAGCTCTGGGTACCAGGCCCTGGTGCATGCAGCCTCAGCCTTTGAGGTAGATGTGGTTGTGGTTCTGGATCAAGAGCGACTGTACAACGAACTGAAAAGAGACCTGCCACATTTTGTTCGCACTGTGTTGCTCCCAAAATCGGGGGGCGTGGTAGAGCGCTCCAAGGACTTCCGGCGGGAGTGTAGGGATGAGCGGATCCGTGAGTATTTCTATGGATTCCGAGGCTGTTTCTATCCCCATGCCTTCAATGTCAAATTTTCTGATGTGAAAATCTACAAAGTTGGGGCACCCACCATCCCAGACTCCTGTTTACCTCTGGGCATGTCTCAGGAAGACAATCAGCTCAAGTTAGTGCCTGTCACCCCGGGCAGAGATATGGTGCACCACCTGCTGAGTGTCAGCACCGCCGAGGGCACAGAGGAGAACCTTTCTGAGACAAGTGTGGCTGGCTTCATCGTTGTCACCAGCGTGGACGTGGAGCACCAGGTATTTACTGTCCTGTCTCCAGCCCCCCGCCCACTGCCTAAGAACTTTCTTCTCATAATGGATATCCGCTTCATGGATCTCAAGTAG